Proteins found in one Bactrocera oleae isolate idBacOlea1 chromosome X, idBacOlea1, whole genome shotgun sequence genomic segment:
- the LOC118681719 gene encoding retrovirus-related Gag polyprotein from transposon gypsy, whose translation MKRLKQGKMTLAEFYSEVSKSLNFALTKAEMDSSENPSAMKEYANQEAVRTFNLGLNSKYTSGTLYSHNIASTIYHDNMNSQFDVPQYNQHRQYNTSQYQYTSRRHHKEPQRYKPNVQVRYNQTAPSQQHQPMDVDSSQQYMRSTNYNRNHPAPQPNTYDRKTQGLPPNNPFSGDPQKRERNPSSRNLPQKVQRVNQTCDEELTSLVPEYENEEYETGSDFLGA comes from the coding sequence ATGAAGAGATTAAAACAGGGAAAAATGACCTTGGCAGAGTTCTATAGCGAAGTCAGCAAGTCACTTAATTTTGCACTCACTAAGGCTGAGATGGACAGCTCAGAAAATCCCTCAGCTATGAAAGAATATGCGAACCAGGAAGCTGTACGGACATTCAATCTCGGTCTGAACAGCAAATATACCAGCGGCACCCTCTATAGCCACAATATCGCAAGTACGATATATCATGACAATATGAACTCACAATTCGACGTTCCACAATACAATCAGCACAGACAATATAATACTTCACAGTATCAATACACAAGCAGAAGACATCACAAGGAACCACAAAGGTACAAACCTAACGTGCAGGTGCGATACAATCAAACTGCACCCAGCCAACAACACCAACCAATGGATGTAGATTCATCACAGCAGTACATGAGATCCACAAATTACAACAGGAATCATCCCGCACCACAACCAAACACCTATGACCGCAAAACACAAGGACTACCTCCAAATAACCCATTTAGCGGGGATCCACAGAAAAGGGAAAGAAATCCTTCTTCTCGAAACTTACCACAGAAGGTACAACGTGTCAACCAAACATGCGACGAAGAACTAACATCGCTTGTACCAGAATATGAAAATGAGGAATACGAAACAGGCAGTGATTTTTTAGGCGCATGA
- the LOC138858078 gene encoding uncharacterized protein, translating to MKRLKQGNMTLAEFYSEVSKSLNFALTKAEMDSSENPSAMKEYANQEAVRTFNLGLNSKYTSGTLYSHNIASTIYHDNMNSQFDVPQYNQHRQYNTSQYQYTSRRHHEEPQRYKPNVQVRYNQTAPSQQHQPMDVDSLQQYMRSTNYNRNHPAPQPNSYDRKTQGLPPNNPFRGDPQKRERNPSSRNLPQEVQRVNQTCDEELTSLVPEYENEEYETGSAFLGA from the coding sequence ATGAAGAGATTAAAACAGGGAAACATGACCTTGGCAGAGTTCTATAGCGAAGTCAGCAAGTCACTTAATTTTGCACTCACTAAGGCTGAGATGGACAGCTCAGAAAATCCCTCAGCTATGAAAGAATATGCGAACCAGGAAGCTGTACGGACATTCAATCTCGGTCTGAACAGCAAATATACCAGCGGCACCCTCTATAGCCACAATATCGCAAGTACGATATATCATGACAATATGAACTCACAATTCGACGTTCCACAATACAATCAGCACAGACAATATAATACTTCACAGTATCAATACACAAGCAGAAGACATCACGAGGAACCACAAAGGTACAAACCTAACGTGCAGGTGCGATACAATCAAACTGCACCCAGCCAACAACACCAACCAATGGATGTAGATTCATTACAGCAGTACATGAGATCCACAAATTACAACAGGAATCATCCCGCACCACAACCAAACAGCTATGACCGCAAAACACAAGGACTACCTCCAAATAACCCATTTCGCGGGGATCCACAGAAAAGGGAAAGAAATCCTTCTTCTCGAAACTTACCACAGGAGGTACAACGTGTCAACCAAACATGCGACGAAGAACTAACATCGCTTGTACCAGAATATGAAAATGAGGAATACGAAACAGGCAGTGCTTTTTTAGGCGCATGA
- the LOC138858080 gene encoding uncharacterized protein, whose protein sequence is MKRLKQGKMTLAEFHSEVSKSLNFALTKAEMDSSENPSAMKEYANQEAVRTLILDLNSKYTSGTLYSHNIASTIYHDNMNSQFDVPQYNQHRQHNTSQYQYTSRRHHEEPQRYKPNVQVRYNQTAPSQQHQPMDVDSLQQYMRSTNYNRNHPAPQPNSYDRKTQGLPPNNPFRGDPQKRERNPSSRNIPQEVQRVNQTCDEELTSLVPEYENEEYETGSAFLGA, encoded by the coding sequence ATGAAGAGATTAAAACAGGGAAAAATGACCTTGGCAGAGTTCCATAGCGAAGTCAGCAAGTCACTTAATTTTGCACTCACTAAGGCTGAGATGGACAGCTCAGAAAATCCCTCAGCTATGAAAGAATATGCGAACCAGGAAGCTGTACGGACATTAATTCTCGATTTGAACAGCAAATATACCAGCGGCACCCTCTATAGCCACAATATCGCAAGTACGATATATCATGACAATATGAACTCACAATTCGACGTTCCACAATACAATCAGCACAGACAACATAATACTTCACAGTATCAATACACAAGCAGAAGACATCACGAGGAACCACAAAGGTACAAACCTAACGTGCAGGTGCGATATAATCAAACTGCACCCAGCCAACAACACCAACCAATGGATGTAGATTCATTACAGCAGTACATGAGATCCACAAATTACAACAGGAATCATCCCGCACCACAACCAAACAGCTATGACCGCAAAACACAAGGACTACCTCCAAATAACCCATTTCGCGGGGATCCACAGAAAAGGGAAAGAAATCCTTCTTCTCGAAACATACCACAGGAGGTACAACGTGTCAACCAAACATGCGACGAAGAACTAACATCGCTTGTACCAGAATATGAAAATGAGGAATACGAAACAGGCAGTGCTTTTTTAGGCGCATGA